The Arachis ipaensis cultivar K30076 chromosome B05, Araip1.1, whole genome shotgun sequence nucleotide sequence GTAGCATCATTCGGCATTACTCTCAACCTGTTTTGGAACCAGCCATATGACACGGTGAACTCATCAATACAGTCTTCAGGAGGAAGTTCACCGAACAACTCTTCAAACCACTGCCACGCAGGTTTACCACCTTCCATCAACTGCTCAAAGTCACTGAGACAACCACTAACTGGAAATCCATCAACAGGGAGGCCGAATTGATATGCCACATCCTGTAAAGTGACAGTGCACTctccaaatggcatatgaaaagTGTGTGTCTCTGGACGCCATCGCTCAACAAAGGCACTAATTAGTGGCTCATCCAGCTTAAACCAATAATCATTCAGCCTAGCAACATGCAGCAATCCGGCGCTATCTAAGTAAGGCATAATACGGTCATGCAATATCATCTTTTGTTGCCTGCGGATAGTCCGTACACACCGGGTTGGCTGATAACAGAATAACAAGCACAGTTACAACTCAACATCCCACAACAACCAAAAATATGTATCAGAAATCAACCTCACTCCTAAACCAAACATGACCCTAACCTATCCTAAACATGTTAACCTTAACGTTTCACAAATTTCTAACACAACAACCACTTTTTTTCCAAATGAATCACATTCTTATAACTAAACACATCAACGACATTGACTATATCAGTTgtaaaccaaattaattactaACCTCTTCGTCGATAAAACCTGCCACGTGCGCGATGCCGTTCAATCGGTACATGTCGTTCCTCGCCATCTTGCACTGCCACCCAAAGCCAGCAAATCAGCCTTCTACCGCCGCCAACACAACCTTCGGAAGCCGCCCTCAGCCGCCGTCGATGCCGTCCACCGGAGGCCACCTCCTCCGACGCCTTAGCAATCCTCCACTGCCGCCGCCCACTACCCTTCCTTGAATTTTTTCCCGTTGCTCTCCTCCCCTCCACTACCCTCCTCGCCGCTAATGGAGTCTCTCACAAATGAGACTTTACTCGTGGAAGGTAAGTAGGGTTTGGCTCTTAACACATGAATCGTTCTAGGCTGCTGAGGGGTATTTATGCACGTAAATCGTGTTAGGTTGGTAGGGGTTAGTTTTGCACATAAATCGTGCTAGGTTGGTGGGGGTTAGGGATTTGCACGTAAATCGTGCTAGGGGGTTGAGGGTTACAAAGATGCACATAAATCGTGCTAGGGTAGGGTGTTTTAGGTGAAAACACATAACTCATACTAGGTTAGGACGATTTATATGTGACTTCTAAAACACACTAGGGTGGGACGATTTATGCTCtattcacctatgcaattcatgcataaatcgtcccagggtaCAATGTTTTATATATTAACTAACACACACCagcctaggacgatttatataatatatatatggtTTAGGGGATTCACGTTCAAGAAAACCATTTAGGGAATTCACGTAAAATAGGAGagcaaataatttatttaaataaaaaatcattttttttatgcaTCCATTTCATTGGACAACACCAGTACCAAATCCATAATGAAAAAACTGAGCCACTAAATTAATTTCACATATATAAACTTGGCTTTTACTTgacttttatatattaatatcTGTTGAAGTTTCTTCACATACCACttgatttttactttttaaaagtaataacagtatttttcaaaaataataacatAAATCACATAAATAAAATGAATTTGTCTCGATATTATCTGAGTgtcctaaattaaattaaattatatttttcgcTTTTATCCTTAAAAAAAATTGTACAAAACATTATTTCTCGGAAAACATTATTATTCACATGTCACAAGCGGACACCAAAAACAGAAAGATACATGTCACAAGTGTGGACCACAAATGTCTCATCTCTTTCATTAATTTGTTTCCATACAGAAGCGTCTACCATAAATATACACTTCGTGCTTTGCTTGATTAGTGTAAGTGGTAACCTATATAGTAGATATCAGAGTTTCAATAATTTATAGCCGCCTTTCAACAATAATATTTATGGCAGCAAAAAGTAGTGACTTGAAGCTTTTGGGTGGATGGTTCAGTCCATTTGCCTCGAGGGTGAAGATTGCACT carries:
- the LOC107640439 gene encoding protein MAIN-LIKE 1-like; the encoded protein is MYRLNGIAHVAGFIDEEPTRCVRTIRRQQKMILHDRIMPYLDSAGLLHVARLNDYWFKLDEPLISAFVERWRPETHTFHMPFGECTVTLQDVAYQFGLPVDGFPVSGCLSDFEQLMEGGKPAWQWFEELFGELPPEDCIDEFTVSYGWFQNRLRVMPNDATDSMVQVYARGYIMMLLSMMLFGDKSGARVHLRWLPYVADLDGLGKLFKHINRFM